The following are encoded together in the Vidua macroura isolate BioBank_ID:100142 chromosome 6, ASM2450914v1, whole genome shotgun sequence genome:
- the C6H11orf24 gene encoding uncharacterized protein C11orf24 homolog — translation MWTAIVFFLLISICICEHRFSVLKGRGVHVVQINRLTSEEQCRQACQSTGSHDCNWSVPYQNHCLLLQCYQLSVCQNAGEQDIKDLLAEIVSSKWEPALFHHQSHLQKTERMLNARIDQHSVENTFSLIAQAHNIHLRRLPGIEKRDVKISTRKLTASNATTTAPAITINITNATFSTTYEAIAKASNTPGGSDTFTTAMSSSAFSPPHGNISAPISSNVTQMVMTSQKLRNSSSVSVLSPTSAPLTVTSEAGTQAQQPRLGTTSSSAPHPDSVTSAEDDLKTLSTTLSTPILQDVATSSSASMRTMAPIPTESSHSVNPVHAGTSPELKPEANTATASLNESASPLGSTRGAMVLTTTSTVATTTEHGLKSTSDVFSTTMAPTDAAKTTALGLTEAQHRDNEYLLIAAEPLTQYLVDESSLLAVLLVGTFFFLTVIVLFLMQAYESYKKKDYTQVDYLINGMYVDSEM, via the exons ATGTGGACTGCCATTGTGTTCTTCCTGCTGATTTCCATCTGTATATGTGAACACAGGTTTTCTGTCCTGAAAGGGAGAGGAGTCCATGTAGTGCAAATAAACAGACTTACAAGTGAAGAGCAATGCAGGCAGGCTTGTCAGAGCACAG gGAGCCATGACTGTAATTGGTCTGTGCCCTACCAAAATCACTGCCTCCTCCTGCAATGTTACCAGCTGAGTGTGTGCCAGAATGCTGGAGAACAAGACATCAAAGACCTGCTTGCAG AAATTGTCAGCAGCAAATGGGAACCAGCCCTGTTTCACCACCAGAGCCATCTCCAGAAAACAGAGAGGATGCTGAATGCACGGATTGACCAACACAGtgtggaaaacacattttctttaattgctCAGGCTCACAATATTCATTTGAGGCGTTTGCCTGGGATTGAGAAGAGAGATGTCAAAATAAGTACAAGAAAACTAACTGCAAGCAATGCTACCACCACTGCCCCTGCCATAACAATAAACATTACAAATGCAACTTTCTCTACCACTTATGAAGCAATTGCCAAAGCCTCAAACACCCCTGGAGGTTCTGATACCTTTACTACAGCCATGTCAtcctctgctttttctccccctcaCGGTAACATCTCTGCTCCCATTTCCAGCAATGTCACCCAGATGGTGATGACCAGCCAAAAGTTACGAAATAGTAGCTCTGTCTCAGTATTGTCCCCCACTTCTGCTCCCCTCACTGTTACTTCTGAAGCAGGTACCCAAGCACAGCAGCCTAGGTTGGGTaccaccagcagcagtgctCCTCACCCTGACAGTGTCACCAGTGCTGAAGATGACCTGAAGACGCTGAGCACAACACTGAGCACCCCCATCCTGCAGGATGTAGCAACATCTTCTAGTGCTTCCATGCGTACCATGGCACCCATCCCAACAGAGAGTTCTCACTCTGTGAATCCAGTGCATGCTGGCACGTCACCAGAGCTAAAGCCAGAGGCAAATACAGCCACAGCATCCTTGAATGAATCAGCTTCTCCTCTGGGCTCTACAAGAGGTGCCATGGTTTTAACTACAACCTCTACAGTAGCAACTACGACGGAACATGGGCTAAAGTCAACATCTGATGTCTTTTCAACAACCATGGCTCCAACAGATGCAGCCAAAACAACAGCTTTGGGCCTCACAGAAGCTCAGCACAGAGACAACGAGTATCTTCTCATTGCTGCTGAGCCCCTGACTCAGTACTTAGTGGATGAAAGTTCACTACTTGCAGTGCTTTTAGTTGGTACGTTCTTTTTCTTAACTGTTATAGTTCTTTTCCTCATGCAGGCCTATGAGAGCTACAAGAAGAAAGATTACACACAAGTGGATTACCTGATCAATGGAATGTATGTGGACTCAGAGATGTGA